From a region of the Chondrinema litorale genome:
- a CDS encoding dipeptidase, producing the protein MKKFKWLAIVFVVLILAYIVTVIIAPNEFDKNLNETKTLPPYKVSDKALALYNSLDFIADLHCDALLWSRDLTVKNSFGHIDFPRMQEANMALEAFTIVTKSPKGQNFSKNSADAFDNITMLNFLQARPISNWFSLSARAVYQSRKLHEFAFDYEDEFIVVKSKADLERLITLKKENKRVMGGFLGIEGAHCLEGKMENLEKLYSEGVRMLAPTHFFDTELGGSAHGISKEGLTDFGKEVIQRMDELEMIIDVAHAAPALIDDVLEVTSRPILVSHTGVKGSLDNVRNLSDEHIQKIAANGGLIGVGFFDGAVTKPLTEGIVDAMKHIKSIASVDCIALGSDYDGSATVPFDITGLPLLVEELIKQGFKEEEVKAIMGENVKKFMLKNLP; encoded by the coding sequence ATGAAAAAATTTAAGTGGCTTGCTATCGTATTTGTGGTGCTTATCTTAGCCTACATTGTTACCGTAATTATTGCTCCAAACGAGTTCGATAAAAATTTAAATGAAACTAAGACCCTACCTCCATATAAGGTTTCAGACAAGGCTCTTGCATTATATAACTCACTCGATTTTATTGCAGACTTACATTGCGATGCATTGCTTTGGAGTCGAGACCTTACTGTTAAAAATTCTTTTGGGCATATAGATTTTCCGAGGATGCAAGAGGCTAATATGGCTTTAGAAGCATTTACGATTGTAACCAAATCACCAAAAGGACAGAATTTTTCAAAAAACTCGGCAGATGCTTTTGATAATATCACGATGCTAAATTTCTTACAGGCAAGACCAATTTCTAATTGGTTTAGTCTTTCAGCTAGAGCAGTTTATCAAAGTAGAAAGCTACACGAGTTTGCATTTGATTATGAAGATGAGTTTATTGTGGTAAAAAGCAAAGCAGATTTAGAAAGACTCATTACTTTGAAGAAAGAGAACAAGCGAGTAATGGGTGGTTTTTTAGGAATAGAAGGGGCGCATTGTCTAGAAGGTAAAATGGAAAACTTGGAAAAGCTTTATAGTGAAGGTGTCCGTATGTTGGCTCCGACACATTTTTTTGATACAGAACTTGGTGGTTCTGCTCATGGAATTTCTAAAGAAGGACTTACAGATTTTGGTAAAGAAGTAATACAACGCATGGATGAATTGGAGATGATAATTGATGTTGCCCATGCAGCACCCGCATTGATTGATGATGTACTAGAAGTAACAAGTAGACCAATACTTGTTTCTCATACTGGTGTAAAAGGCTCTTTAGACAATGTTCGAAACTTATCCGATGAGCATATTCAAAAGATAGCTGCCAATGGAGGATTAATTGGCGTTGGCTTTTTTGATGGAGCTGTTACCAAACCGCTAACAGAAGGTATTGTAGATGCCATGAAACACATAAAGTCTATTGCCAGTGTAGATTGTATCGCTTTAGGTTCAGATTATGATGGAAGTGCAACAGTTCCTTTCGACATAACTGGGTTGCCTTTGCTAGTAGAAGAGCTTATTAAACAGGGTTTTAAAGAAGAGGAAGTTAAAGCAATTATGGGAGAGAATGTAAAAAAGTTCATGCTTAAAAATTTACCTTAG
- a CDS encoding SRPBCC family protein has product MQKEINHQFTFGQPPEIVWEYLTDSELLAQWLMPNDFKLVVGHKFQFGAKPKLKIGFDGRIYCEVLEIIPHKKLVYSWKGGLSKENPSLDSIVTWTLTPIDTGTVLRLKHSGFKGLKNYLPYFIMNKGWVKIGKRLFEKLNLKENDTTNI; this is encoded by the coding sequence ATGCAAAAAGAAATTAATCATCAATTTACATTTGGCCAGCCACCTGAAATAGTATGGGAATATTTAACCGATTCGGAATTATTAGCCCAATGGTTAATGCCAAATGACTTTAAACTGGTTGTTGGACACAAGTTTCAATTTGGAGCAAAACCTAAGTTAAAGATTGGCTTTGATGGAAGAATATACTGCGAAGTTTTAGAAATAATCCCTCACAAAAAGCTTGTTTACTCTTGGAAAGGTGGTTTATCTAAAGAAAATCCATCGCTTGATTCAATAGTTACTTGGACTCTCACACCAATAGATACTGGTACAGTTTTGAGATTGAAACACTCCGGTTTTAAAGGTCTTAAAAATTACTTGCCTTATTTCATTATGAACAAAGGTTGGGTTAAAATAGGAAAGCGATTATTCGAAAAATTAAACCTCAAAGAAAATGACACAACAAACATTTGA
- a CDS encoding ArsR/SmtB family transcription factor, with protein sequence MTQQTFDAFQVIADPSRRQILQLLSKDSLTINSLAENFEMSRPAVSKHIKILNNAGFISIENIGRERYCTLKQDGFNELQEWINYFDSFWLSKLKKLESLLNQKASE encoded by the coding sequence ATGACACAACAAACATTTGATGCATTTCAAGTAATTGCTGACCCTAGTAGAAGGCAAATTCTACAACTACTATCAAAAGATAGTTTAACCATAAACTCTTTGGCCGAGAATTTTGAAATGAGCCGACCAGCAGTATCTAAACACATTAAAATTCTTAATAATGCGGGGTTCATTTCTATTGAAAATATTGGTAGAGAAAGATACTGTACATTGAAGCAAGATGGATTTAACGAGTTACAAGAATGGATCAATTATTTTGATAGTTTTTGGCTATCGAAACTCAAAAAATTAGAATCACTTCTCAACCAAAAAGCTAGTGAATAA
- a CDS encoding response regulator, which produces MIKIAIVDDHQLFRDGISSLLTGKEDFEVIISVSNGVEFFEVLNKENLPDVLLLDLTMPEMDGFEVLKKLKKYPDIKTIAISMHDDGNYIMKCVRSGAYGYLLKNTDEDELIKAIYSVNREIKYFNKEVSERMIHIMALEGSQLKKLSAKESEILKLISDGLTTKEIADQLYISTRTVETHRANMMKKLTVKNSAELIRKASELNLI; this is translated from the coding sequence ATGATAAAAATAGCAATAGTAGATGATCATCAGCTCTTTAGAGATGGAATTAGCTCTTTGTTAACTGGCAAAGAAGATTTTGAAGTAATTATAAGCGTAAGCAATGGTGTAGAATTTTTTGAAGTACTAAACAAAGAAAATTTACCAGATGTATTGCTGCTCGATCTTACCATGCCGGAGATGGATGGCTTTGAAGTATTGAAGAAGCTTAAAAAATATCCTGATATAAAAACCATTGCCATTTCGATGCACGACGATGGCAATTATATAATGAAATGTGTGCGAAGTGGAGCTTATGGCTATTTACTAAAAAACACAGATGAAGACGAACTAATAAAAGCGATCTATTCTGTTAATCGAGAAATAAAATATTTTAATAAAGAGGTGTCTGAACGCATGATTCACATTATGGCTTTAGAAGGCTCTCAATTGAAAAAACTATCTGCAAAAGAATCAGAAATATTGAAGCTGATTTCAGATGGATTGACCACCAAAGAAATTGCAGACCAACTTTACATTAGCACCCGAACAGTAGAAACACACAGAGCTAACATGATGAAGAAATTAACTGTGAAAAACTCTGCTGAACTTATTAGAAAAGCCTCCGAGTTAAACCTTATATAA
- a CDS encoding histidine kinase, whose amino-acid sequence MKSIKFWIVVFINLLIALTVSILLVFFYKEFQNALNERVLLQLSSIKNLKRVQIEEYINNEWQLFTNEITQSPIDSNYNIMLSDVDSVCFKNTILATTVESGVFDVSACGRGEKILLAFVKKLDNGKINYKIIDASRIQKILLERTGMGESGETYLVGKDFQLRSVSRFFPDSLPSQIKANTIGVQQAFSTKDSTGIFEDYRTVSVFSSFGKISISNINWAILSEIDVAEANIPLHRMKNKLIIISILVILLAVTLSLFISSVLSSPLLKMRDFLNHMSKGNYNLKVKKSYPAIEINEMFIALNRLKNSMKEAINFSSEIGQMNLNASYQLSSEDDKLGKSLIVMQEKLIEYESISKQNRLNAKQSIISGQEKERKRLARELHDGLGPLLTSLKMIVQSYELPKQEKEKINTIVNKTIDEIRKMTYDLMPPSLEDFGVGKALLNFVELMKKSSGVEIIYNYDLKEDKIQSNAEIDICLFRICQELINNTLKHANASKIVVSLTEFDEKFSLYYTDNGSGFNTNEIKSGLGLRNIKERVEIFDGYLNITSENTGIEVEVEIPINYDKNSNSR is encoded by the coding sequence ATGAAGAGTATAAAGTTTTGGATAGTTGTTTTTATTAATTTACTAATTGCATTAACCGTATCAATACTTTTAGTTTTTTTCTATAAGGAATTTCAAAATGCACTAAACGAAAGAGTTTTGCTGCAACTTTCTTCTATTAAAAACTTAAAGCGAGTACAAATTGAAGAATATATAAATAATGAGTGGCAGCTTTTTACAAATGAAATTACACAAAGTCCTATAGATAGTAATTACAATATAATGCTATCGGATGTAGACTCAGTATGTTTTAAAAATACAATTTTAGCAACAACAGTTGAGTCTGGTGTATTTGATGTTTCTGCCTGTGGAAGAGGAGAAAAAATTCTATTAGCTTTTGTGAAAAAATTAGATAATGGCAAAATCAATTATAAAATTATTGATGCTAGTAGAATTCAAAAAATTTTGTTGGAAAGAACAGGAATGGGTGAGAGTGGCGAAACCTATTTGGTTGGTAAAGACTTTCAATTGAGGTCTGTTTCAAGATTTTTTCCTGATAGTTTGCCCTCCCAAATTAAAGCAAATACTATTGGTGTACAGCAAGCATTTTCTACAAAAGATAGTACTGGCATTTTTGAAGATTACAGAACTGTTTCTGTGTTTAGTTCTTTTGGTAAAATTTCTATCTCAAATATAAATTGGGCTATCCTTTCGGAGATTGATGTAGCAGAAGCTAATATTCCCTTGCATCGAATGAAGAATAAATTAATCATTATTTCCATATTGGTTATTCTTCTGGCAGTTACACTTTCATTGTTTATTTCTTCGGTTTTATCTTCTCCATTGCTAAAAATGAGAGATTTTCTTAATCATATGTCGAAGGGCAATTATAATTTAAAGGTAAAGAAGTCTTACCCTGCAATAGAAATTAATGAGATGTTTATTGCTTTAAACAGATTGAAAAATTCCATGAAAGAAGCTATTAATTTTTCGAGTGAAATTGGGCAAATGAATTTAAATGCGAGTTATCAATTATCTAGTGAAGATGATAAGTTGGGTAAATCTTTAATCGTAATGCAAGAGAAATTAATTGAGTACGAAAGCATTAGCAAGCAAAATAGATTAAATGCAAAACAATCTATTATAAGTGGGCAAGAAAAGGAGAGAAAAAGGCTTGCAAGAGAACTGCACGATGGCTTAGGACCACTTTTAACTAGTTTAAAAATGATTGTACAATCTTATGAATTGCCAAAGCAAGAGAAAGAAAAAATCAATACTATTGTAAATAAAACAATTGATGAGATTAGAAAAATGACCTACGATTTAATGCCTCCTTCGCTAGAAGATTTTGGTGTTGGCAAAGCATTATTAAACTTTGTGGAGTTAATGAAAAAATCTAGCGGAGTAGAAATTATTTATAACTATGATTTAAAAGAAGATAAAATACAATCTAATGCTGAAATCGATATTTGTCTTTTCAGAATTTGCCAAGAGTTGATTAACAATACACTAAAGCATGCAAATGCTAGTAAAATTGTTGTATCGCTTACAGAGTTTGATGAGAAGTTTTCATTATATTATACTGATAATGGAAGCGGATTTAATACAAATGAAATTAAATCTGGTTTAGGTTTAAGAAATATAAAAGAAAGAGTAGAAATTTTTGATGGATATTTGAATATTACATCTGAAAATACAGGAATTGAAGTAGAAGTTGAAATACCAATAAACTATGATAAAAATAGCAATAGTAGATGA
- the glsA gene encoding glutaminase A: MITTTQLDNNAADSLFRMLDYARKNSIESEKFFEQLARTGILSDDPRMKELLNNFTLQSQTRKKNSITQTEFNAILKQNALIKKSLSKNLVIPDFESFIKEVEKIFYESKKNEGGNVADYIPQLARVNPDQFAVSICTIDGQRFSLGDASTHFCLQSSCKPINYCLALEELGEKKVHSHVGREPSGQSFNELALNAKGLPHNPMINAGAMMSCSLIDRENNIADRFDKVNKIWKALCGGKEVSFNNSVYLSERQTADRNFALAYFMREKNAFPSKTNLTETLEFYFQCCSIESCTYDLSVAAATLANAGTNPLTGDVIFQSSTVQNCLSLMLSCGMYDFSGEFAFKIGLPAKSGVSGALMLVIPNLMGISIWSPRLDELGNTVRGVEFCERLVEHFSFHQYDTLIGNTAKINPRRKENELKVSKVMEVIYAASHGDLDEIFRLEAEGVSLNTADYDGRTPLHLAACEGQTDVVEYLISKQVYLSPKDRWSNTPLDDAIKFGNKEIKALLETAIKKQSKNKSETREHNNQNVLV; encoded by the coding sequence ATGATTACTACCACACAATTAGACAACAACGCGGCAGATTCACTATTTAGAATGCTGGATTATGCCAGAAAAAATAGCATAGAATCTGAAAAGTTTTTTGAGCAATTGGCGCGCACAGGAATTCTGTCTGATGATCCAAGAATGAAGGAATTGCTCAATAATTTTACATTACAATCTCAAACTAGAAAAAAGAATTCCATTACTCAAACAGAGTTTAATGCGATTCTTAAGCAAAATGCCTTAATCAAAAAGTCACTTTCTAAAAATCTGGTAATTCCAGATTTCGAGTCCTTTATTAAAGAAGTGGAAAAGATATTTTACGAATCGAAAAAGAATGAAGGTGGGAATGTGGCAGATTATATTCCGCAATTAGCTCGAGTAAATCCAGATCAGTTTGCAGTATCTATTTGCACTATCGATGGACAGCGGTTTTCTTTAGGAGATGCGAGCACACATTTTTGTTTGCAGTCTTCTTGCAAGCCTATCAACTACTGTTTGGCGCTAGAAGAACTCGGTGAGAAAAAGGTGCACAGCCATGTAGGAAGAGAACCTAGCGGACAATCTTTTAACGAATTGGCACTCAATGCAAAAGGGCTTCCGCATAATCCGATGATAAATGCAGGTGCAATGATGAGCTGTTCTTTAATCGATAGAGAAAACAACATTGCAGATCGATTCGACAAAGTAAATAAAATATGGAAAGCACTCTGTGGTGGAAAAGAGGTGAGTTTTAATAATTCTGTATACCTCTCTGAGCGCCAAACTGCTGATAGAAATTTTGCCTTGGCGTATTTCATGCGAGAGAAAAATGCTTTTCCATCAAAAACGAATCTGACTGAAACACTGGAATTTTATTTCCAATGCTGTTCCATAGAATCTTGTACTTACGATTTATCTGTGGCGGCTGCAACGCTGGCAAACGCAGGTACAAATCCGCTAACTGGCGATGTTATTTTTCAATCGTCCACTGTTCAAAATTGCTTATCGTTGATGTTGAGCTGTGGCATGTACGACTTCTCTGGTGAGTTTGCTTTTAAAATTGGTTTGCCTGCAAAAAGTGGTGTTTCTGGTGCTTTAATGTTGGTAATCCCTAATTTGATGGGCATAAGCATTTGGTCGCCAAGATTAGATGAGTTAGGCAATACAGTAAGAGGTGTGGAATTCTGTGAGAGGTTAGTTGAGCATTTCAGCTTCCATCAATACGATACACTTATTGGCAATACGGCTAAGATTAACCCGAGGAGAAAGGAAAATGAATTGAAAGTTTCTAAAGTGATGGAAGTGATTTATGCTGCTAGTCATGGCGATTTAGATGAGATTTTCCGATTAGAAGCAGAAGGTGTGAGCTTAAATACTGCTGACTACGACGGTCGCACACCACTACATTTGGCTGCTTGCGAAGGTCAAACAGATGTAGTAGAATATTTGATAAGCAAGCAAGTTTACCTAAGCCCAAAAGATCGCTGGAGCAATACGCCTCTAGACGATGCTATAAAATTTGGCAACAAAGAGATAAAAGCATTGCTAGAAACAGCAATTAAAAAACAAAGCAAAAATAAATCTGAAACAAGAGAGCATAATAACCAAAATGTTTTAGTGTAA
- a CDS encoding AMP-binding protein, with product MEIKTNFWCRNYPVGVPQEINSYQYTTIIDQFEQSVLRYGPLPAYDCMGASITYDELDMLSRNFAAYLQNYLGLKKGSRVAIQLPNIIQYPIALFGILRAGMVVVNTNPLYTAREMKHQFEDSGVEAIIILANFAHNLEQILPETIIEHIIITEMGDMLGGLKKHLVNGTVKYIKKLVPKYHIPKAVSFDSVIEKGYQRTLRPVNIRPDDIAFIQYTGGTTGVSKGAKLSHKNIVANVEQFDVWVGDSLSKGEEIIISVLPLSHILALTTNILTMMKVGGRCVLIPNPRDFNSFIKELKRYKFTIFSGVNTLFKALLNHPDFDSVGFSSLKITATGGMAVQQSVAERWKKKTGVPIVEGYGMTETSPVLTFNSMVAGEERLGTIGVPLPSTTIIIANNEGQEVPFGEPGEIYAKGPQIMEGYWNRPEETENAFTKDGWFKTGDIGVMDKHGFIKLVDRKKEMILVSGYNVYPSEIEEVVSSHQKVTEVGAIGVPSEKSGEVVKIYVVKKDQSLSKEELIAHCKQNLAPYKVPKHIEFRDELPKTNVGKILRRKLKEECLK from the coding sequence ATGGAAATTAAAACAAATTTCTGGTGCAGAAACTATCCAGTTGGTGTACCACAAGAAATCAATTCTTATCAATATACAACGATCATCGATCAATTTGAACAAAGTGTTTTAAGATATGGTCCTTTGCCAGCATACGACTGTATGGGAGCATCCATTACTTATGATGAATTAGATATGCTTTCTAGAAATTTTGCAGCCTATTTGCAAAATTATTTGGGTTTAAAAAAAGGTAGTCGTGTGGCTATTCAACTACCTAATATTATACAGTATCCAATTGCCTTATTTGGGATTTTACGTGCCGGAATGGTTGTAGTGAATACCAATCCTTTATACACAGCCCGAGAAATGAAACATCAGTTTGAAGACTCAGGTGTAGAAGCTATTATTATATTGGCAAATTTTGCGCATAACCTTGAGCAAATTCTTCCTGAAACTATTATAGAGCACATCATTATTACAGAAATGGGTGATATGCTTGGAGGTTTAAAAAAGCATCTGGTAAATGGAACCGTAAAATATATTAAAAAACTGGTGCCTAAATATCATATACCTAAAGCAGTTTCATTCGATTCTGTTATAGAAAAGGGCTATCAAAGAACTTTGAGACCAGTAAATATAAGGCCAGACGATATTGCTTTTATTCAATATACAGGTGGAACAACTGGTGTATCAAAAGGGGCGAAGCTATCTCATAAAAATATAGTGGCAAATGTAGAACAGTTTGATGTTTGGGTTGGAGATAGTCTAAGTAAAGGCGAAGAGATTATTATCTCGGTTTTACCTTTGTCTCACATCTTGGCCTTAACAACGAACATCCTTACCATGATGAAAGTTGGCGGCAGGTGTGTCTTGATACCAAACCCTAGAGATTTTAATAGTTTTATTAAAGAGTTAAAACGCTATAAATTCACCATTTTTTCAGGGGTAAACACCTTGTTTAAAGCTTTGCTAAATCATCCTGATTTTGATAGTGTAGGATTCTCTAGTCTAAAAATTACAGCTACTGGTGGTATGGCGGTTCAACAATCTGTAGCCGAACGTTGGAAAAAGAAAACAGGTGTGCCTATTGTAGAAGGTTATGGAATGACGGAAACTTCACCTGTTCTTACTTTTAATAGCATGGTAGCTGGCGAAGAAAGATTAGGTACTATTGGAGTACCTTTGCCAAGTACCACAATTATAATTGCAAATAATGAAGGGCAAGAAGTGCCATTTGGAGAGCCTGGTGAGATTTATGCAAAAGGGCCACAGATTATGGAAGGTTATTGGAATCGACCAGAAGAAACCGAAAATGCTTTTACCAAAGATGGTTGGTTTAAAACTGGTGATATCGGTGTGATGGATAAACATGGATTTATTAAGCTAGTAGATCGCAAAAAGGAAATGATTTTAGTTTCTGGCTATAATGTGTACCCAAGTGAGATTGAAGAAGTGGTTTCTTCACATCAAAAAGTGACAGAAGTGGGAGCCATTGGTGTACCTAGCGAAAAGTCTGGTGAAGTAGTTAAAATTTATGTGGTAAAAAAAGATCAATCATTATCAAAAGAAGAATTAATAGCGCACTGCAAACAAAATTTAGCCCCTTACAAAGTACCAAAGCATATAGAATTTAGAGATGAATTACCAAAAACTAATGTTGGTAAAATTCTCCGAAGAAAGCTCAAAGAAGAGTGTTTAAAATAA
- a CDS encoding long-chain-acyl-CoA synthetase translates to MQTNNTKTLGFFDVIPRVGNLMPRIPSIVKNLKAALSIKPNDHVSLGSVLELNAERYKDNLAFLYEDHKFTHHTFNEKINQYANYFISIGIKKDDVVVVFMENRMEIVFMIAAMAKIGGIASLINPNQRLNPLKHSIQVHQGATFVIGEELVTAFEEIKPELDLQADSKFYWVKDKVEAICPKGYKNLNALIESVSKENPFTTQKIEAGQHYANVFTSGTTGLPRASIQRHKRWLTTYYWFGKVNMNLNKNDVMYVPIPFYHTNALIVAWPSAAAGGAAIAMRRKFSTSNFWNDVQKFKVTAFIYIGEVCRYLYNAPLSKLEKQHNIEKIIGNGLRPDIWMGFKNRFKIPKIFELYGSAESNISFTNTLNIDCCVGWSPNKYALVKYDVESQTPIKNDIGYFEKVKKGEVGLLIVQINDKVPFDGYVNKARNEEKMFSNVFEEGDQWFNAGDLLRDLGYRHAQFVDRVGDSFRWKGENVATDEVEKIVNNIEEVEACAVYGVNIPNTDGRAGMLAITTTESNFKMENLANELVSGLPSYAVPIFVRICKEIETTATHKIKKFPLQQESFNCTDQVFVMLPSTKNYVLLTDKILAEIDRGVYAF, encoded by the coding sequence ATGCAAACTAACAACACAAAAACACTTGGCTTTTTTGATGTTATTCCAAGAGTTGGAAATCTAATGCCAAGAATTCCATCTATTGTAAAGAACTTAAAAGCAGCACTTTCCATCAAACCGAATGATCATGTTTCTTTAGGCTCAGTACTGGAATTGAATGCTGAGAGATATAAAGATAATTTGGCATTCCTTTATGAAGATCACAAATTCACCCATCATACTTTTAATGAGAAGATAAACCAATATGCTAACTATTTTATTTCTATAGGAATTAAGAAAGATGATGTGGTGGTGGTGTTTATGGAGAATAGAATGGAAATCGTTTTTATGATTGCTGCTATGGCAAAAATTGGTGGAATTGCATCTCTCATCAACCCAAATCAGCGGTTAAATCCATTAAAGCATAGCATTCAAGTACATCAAGGAGCTACCTTTGTAATTGGAGAGGAGTTGGTGACTGCTTTTGAAGAAATAAAACCAGAATTGGATTTACAGGCAGACTCTAAGTTTTATTGGGTAAAGGACAAAGTGGAAGCAATTTGCCCAAAAGGCTATAAAAATTTAAACGCTTTAATAGAATCTGTTTCTAAAGAAAATCCATTTACTACACAAAAGATAGAAGCTGGCCAGCACTATGCGAATGTATTTACCTCTGGAACTACTGGTTTGCCACGAGCATCTATTCAGAGACATAAGCGATGGCTAACAACCTACTATTGGTTTGGTAAGGTAAATATGAATCTGAATAAAAATGATGTGATGTATGTGCCCATTCCATTTTACCATACTAATGCATTAATTGTAGCTTGGCCAAGTGCAGCAGCAGGTGGAGCGGCCATTGCAATGCGCAGAAAATTCTCTACTTCTAACTTTTGGAATGATGTTCAGAAATTTAAAGTAACAGCTTTTATTTACATTGGTGAGGTTTGTCGGTATTTGTATAATGCGCCACTGTCTAAATTGGAAAAACAGCATAACATTGAGAAGATAATAGGAAACGGATTGCGCCCAGACATTTGGATGGGCTTTAAAAACAGGTTTAAGATTCCGAAGATTTTTGAGTTATATGGGTCTGCTGAGAGCAACATCAGTTTTACCAATACTTTAAATATTGATTGCTGTGTGGGATGGAGTCCGAATAAATATGCACTTGTAAAATATGATGTGGAGAGCCAGACTCCTATTAAAAATGATATTGGCTATTTTGAAAAGGTAAAGAAAGGTGAAGTCGGTTTGCTCATAGTTCAGATTAATGATAAAGTTCCGTTCGATGGCTATGTGAATAAAGCTAGAAATGAAGAGAAAATGTTTTCAAATGTTTTTGAGGAAGGAGACCAATGGTTTAATGCAGGAGATTTGTTAAGGGATTTAGGTTATAGGCATGCTCAATTTGTTGATCGTGTCGGAGATTCTTTTCGCTGGAAAGGTGAAAATGTGGCTACTGATGAAGTTGAGAAAATTGTAAATAACATAGAAGAGGTGGAAGCCTGTGCAGTGTATGGTGTAAATATTCCGAATACAGATGGTAGAGCAGGAATGCTTGCGATAACTACTACAGAGAGCAATTTTAAAATGGAAAACCTAGCAAATGAATTGGTATCTGGATTGCCATCTTATGCTGTGCCTATTTTTGTTAGAATTTGCAAAGAAATAGAAACTACAGCGACTCATAAGATCAAAAAATTTCCTTTACAGCAAGAAAGTTTTAATTGTACAGATCAAGTTTTTGTGATGTTGCCGTCTACAAAAAACTATGTATTGTTAACAGATAAAATCCTTGCTGAGATTGATAGAGGTGTATATGCTTTTTAA